The following coding sequences are from one Desulfosporosinus orientis DSM 765 window:
- a CDS encoding FeoA family protein: MERLLQDLKPGERAKVEYIEGGGALRRRMMDMGIVPGVELEVVRCAPFGGPLQIRLKGYYLAMRRGECSKIIVNVINQEPIEHLLASR; this comes from the coding sequence ATGGAACGCTTATTACAAGATCTTAAACCTGGAGAACGGGCGAAGGTTGAATATATTGAAGGCGGAGGAGCTTTGCGTCGCAGAATGATGGATATGGGTATAGTCCCAGGAGTTGAGTTAGAAGTTGTTCGTTGTGCTCCATTTGGTGGTCCGCTTCAGATCCGATTGAAGGGATACTACTTGGCTATGCGTCGAGGAGAATGTTCTAAAATTATCGTTAATGTGATCAATCAAGAACCCATTGAACATTTGTTAGCGAGTCGATAG